A section of the Acidobacterium capsulatum ATCC 51196 genome encodes:
- a CDS encoding menaquinone biosynthesis family protein, giving the protein MSTQTPASNDAAIREITIAHSPDSDDAFMFYGLASDNVQVPGYRFTHTLTDIETLNHKAMNEAFYDVTAVSFHAYPYIQDNYALMACGGSVGENYGPMIIAPRPYSLDEIRKIKIAVPGTLTTAYLTLKLFAPEIETEVVPFDQIIPQVLAGKYDAGLIIHEGQLTYSHSGLHKIIDLGVWWQEQTGLPLPLGGNAIRRSLGPEVIHIVAKALYDSIKFGLDHRKDALAHAMQYARDLDPEMANQFVGMYVNERTLSYGEDGRTAIRKLLQMGHERGIIPHPVKIDFVE; this is encoded by the coding sequence GTGAGCACTCAGACGCCCGCATCCAACGATGCCGCCATTCGCGAAATCACCATTGCGCACAGCCCAGACTCCGACGACGCCTTCATGTTCTATGGCCTCGCCAGCGACAACGTGCAGGTGCCCGGCTACCGCTTCACCCACACCCTCACGGACATTGAGACGCTCAACCACAAGGCCATGAACGAGGCCTTCTACGATGTCACCGCCGTCTCCTTCCACGCGTACCCCTACATTCAGGACAACTACGCGCTGATGGCTTGCGGCGGCTCGGTCGGGGAAAACTACGGCCCCATGATCATCGCTCCGCGGCCCTACTCGCTCGACGAGATTCGCAAAATCAAGATCGCCGTGCCCGGAACCCTCACTACGGCCTACCTCACGCTGAAGCTCTTCGCGCCCGAAATCGAAACCGAAGTCGTCCCCTTCGACCAGATCATCCCGCAGGTGCTCGCCGGTAAATATGACGCCGGACTCATCATCCACGAAGGCCAGCTCACCTACTCCCACAGCGGCCTGCACAAGATCATTGACCTCGGCGTCTGGTGGCAGGAGCAGACCGGACTCCCGCTCCCCCTCGGCGGCAATGCCATTCGCCGCTCGCTCGGGCCGGAAGTCATCCACATCGTTGCCAAGGCCCTTTATGACAGCATCAAGTTCGGCCTCGACCACCGCAAAGATGCTCTCGCCCATGCCATGCAGTACGCCCGCGACCTCGATCCCGAGATGGCCAACCAGTTCGTCGGCATGTACGTGAACGAGCGCACCCTCAGCTATGGCGAAGACGGCCGCACCGCCATCCGAAAGCTGCTCCAGATGGGCCACGAGCGCGGCATCATTCCGCACCCCGTCAAAATCGACTTCGTCGAGTAG
- a CDS encoding antitoxin, with the protein MATPRETSTQRTAKVFTTNRSQAIRLPREFRFQTSEVFIQKRGDQVILTPRPDSWSAYLDSGAVASSAFMEGVEDLPVQER; encoded by the coding sequence ATGGCAACCCCGCGAGAAACATCGACGCAGCGCACTGCGAAGGTCTTCACGACCAACCGCAGCCAGGCCATTCGTCTGCCCAGGGAATTCCGCTTCCAGACCTCCGAGGTCTTCATCCAGAAGCGCGGCGACCAGGTCATCCTTACGCCTCGCCCCGATAGCTGGAGCGCCTATCTCGATTCCGGCGCAGTCGCCTCCAGCGCCTTCATGGAAGGCGTCGAAGATCTCCCCGTGCAGGAGCGCTGA
- a CDS encoding biotin transporter BioY: MNTTTALSPAVLPRRHALLRHTGLALSGSLLVAISAHISFPLFFTPVPFTLQPLAVLAIGLLLGPAIAFSSLSLYLLEAMAALPVLAPMGAPGPLHIFGPTGGYIIAFPFVAALAGWLYSRGRRMPLLSNFAAALIAAAVADLLLLTSGSAGLMTLLHLSPAHAFEFGMVPFLPGEGLKVAAAAALAAGFTRLRQPNTSAE, encoded by the coding sequence ATGAATACAACCACTGCTCTTTCGCCCGCTGTCCTCCCTCGCCGCCACGCGCTGCTGCGCCACACGGGACTCGCCCTCTCCGGCAGCCTGCTGGTCGCCATCTCGGCTCACATCTCGTTCCCGCTTTTCTTCACGCCGGTCCCGTTCACGCTGCAGCCTCTGGCCGTGCTGGCGATTGGCCTGCTGCTCGGTCCCGCCATCGCATTCTCCTCGCTGTCGCTTTATCTGCTTGAGGCCATGGCCGCCCTGCCCGTTCTCGCGCCCATGGGCGCGCCCGGCCCACTGCACATCTTCGGGCCCACCGGCGGCTATATCATCGCCTTCCCGTTTGTCGCCGCGCTGGCCGGATGGCTCTACAGCCGTGGCCGCCGCATGCCCCTGCTCTCAAACTTTGCCGCCGCTCTCATCGCGGCTGCGGTGGCCGATCTGCTGCTGCTCACCAGCGGTTCCGCCGGGCTGATGACGCTGCTGCACCTCAGCCCGGCCCACGCTTTCGAGTTCGGCATGGTGCCCTTCCTGCCCGGCGAAGGACTCAAGGTCGCCGCCGCCGCCGCTCTCGCCGCCGGCTTCACGCGCCTGCGCCAGCCGAACACCTCCGCCGAGTAA
- the vapC gene encoding type II toxin-antitoxin system tRNA(fMet)-specific endonuclease VapC — translation MPLYMLDTDISSYIMKRTHEAVLRRLRKTAVSDVCISAITQAELAYGVEVSPRKSQDAEALHEFLRYVQVLGFPSEAGTDYAQIRAHLKQRGTMIGANDLLIAAHARALKLTLVTNNTREFSRVPGLTLENWAAPARAR, via the coding sequence ATGCCTCTCTACATGCTCGATACTGACATCTCGTCGTACATCATGAAGCGCACCCACGAGGCGGTGCTCCGGCGTCTCCGCAAGACGGCTGTTTCCGACGTATGCATCTCCGCCATCACGCAAGCCGAACTGGCTTATGGCGTCGAAGTCTCTCCCCGCAAATCTCAGGATGCCGAAGCTCTGCACGAGTTCCTGCGCTATGTGCAGGTGCTCGGCTTCCCTTCTGAAGCAGGCACGGACTACGCTCAGATTCGCGCTCACCTCAAGCAGCGCGGAACCATGATTGGAGCGAATGATCTTCTGATTGCCGCGCACGCCCGTGCGCTTAAACTCACCCTGGTCACCAACAACACGCGCGAATTCAGCCGCGTCCCGGGCCTTACTCTTGAAAACTGGGCCGCGCCCGCCCGCGCCCGCTGA
- a CDS encoding methyl-accepting chemotaxis protein — MKNWTIGKRVSILCALLISFIVICGAVAVIGLLNISSNLREIATRSVPALEELSKIQGGVLEARGSTLMMAVPGMGNVKALQKQRMAKIHAYVSANFKSYESGITDPQDRRQFDALHTAVEQYFAMCENFRVLATDNKVPDAVNLYSTTGHTAYTAMKKAMAAEVKFNNERAAQQLAAGSRAMRHAIELMSWLAFGAFLGGCILAYIVIKGINESLRHSVNEVAAFAQQARGAADQLAASSNQLATGSSEQAATLEETSASSHQISAMTTRNAENATAASRLMAEVDTRMTEAGTRLEAMVESMSAIDSSSRKIGSIMKVIDEIAFQTNLLALNAAVEAARAGEAGAGFAVVADEVRALAQRCAEAARNTSSLIEESVTNAKVGTERIEGVTSVIHSVAGHAARVRNVVDEVSAGAQEQDRGNQQIKSALEALEMMTQTTAATAEESAAASAQLQAQAKAMEAVVIDLSVLVQ, encoded by the coding sequence GTGAAGAATTGGACCATTGGCAAGCGTGTCAGCATCCTCTGCGCACTCCTCATCAGCTTCATCGTGATCTGCGGAGCAGTCGCCGTTATCGGACTGCTGAATATCTCCAGCAATCTGCGCGAAATCGCCACCCGCTCGGTGCCCGCGCTCGAAGAACTCTCCAAAATTCAGGGCGGCGTCCTCGAGGCCCGCGGCTCCACGCTCATGATGGCCGTCCCCGGCATGGGCAACGTCAAGGCGCTTCAAAAGCAGCGCATGGCAAAAATCCACGCCTACGTCTCGGCCAACTTCAAGAGCTATGAGTCTGGCATCACCGACCCGCAGGACCGCCGCCAGTTTGACGCCCTGCACACCGCCGTCGAACAGTACTTCGCCATGTGCGAAAACTTCCGCGTCCTGGCCACGGACAACAAGGTGCCCGACGCCGTCAATCTCTACAGCACCACCGGCCACACCGCCTACACGGCCATGAAGAAGGCGATGGCCGCCGAAGTCAAGTTCAACAACGAGCGCGCCGCGCAGCAACTCGCCGCCGGCTCCCGCGCCATGCGGCACGCGATTGAGCTCATGAGCTGGCTCGCCTTTGGAGCATTCCTCGGCGGCTGCATCCTCGCCTACATCGTCATCAAGGGCATCAATGAGTCGCTGCGGCACTCGGTCAATGAGGTCGCCGCCTTTGCCCAGCAGGCTCGCGGCGCGGCTGACCAGTTGGCCGCATCCAGCAACCAGCTCGCCACCGGCTCCTCCGAGCAGGCGGCAACGCTTGAGGAAACCTCCGCTTCCAGCCATCAGATCAGCGCCATGACCACCCGCAATGCGGAGAATGCCACCGCTGCCTCCCGCCTCATGGCAGAAGTGGACACGCGCATGACCGAAGCCGGAACCCGGCTCGAAGCCATGGTCGAGAGCATGAGCGCCATCGACAGCTCCAGCCGCAAGATCGGCAGCATCATGAAGGTGATCGACGAAATCGCCTTCCAGACCAACCTCCTCGCCCTCAACGCGGCCGTCGAGGCTGCCAGGGCCGGCGAGGCTGGTGCCGGCTTCGCTGTCGTCGCCGATGAGGTCCGCGCGCTCGCCCAGCGCTGCGCGGAAGCCGCGCGCAACACCTCCTCGCTCATCGAGGAATCCGTCACCAACGCCAAGGTCGGCACCGAACGCATCGAGGGCGTCACCAGCGTCATTCACAGCGTCGCCGGGCACGCCGCCCGCGTCCGTAACGTGGTCGATGAGGTCAGCGCCGGAGCACAGGAGCAGGATCGCGGCAACCAGCAAATCAAATCCGCGCTCGAAGCGCTCGAAATGATGACCCAGACCACCGCCGCCACCGCCGAGGAAAGCGCCGCCGCCAGCGCCCAGCTTCAGGCCCAGGCCAAGGCTATGGAAGCCGTCGTCATTGACCTCAGCGTGCTGGTGCAATAA
- a CDS encoding MFS transporter yields MPKADPQREPAPPQPERRPGANDGAAAAPRRMDFSHAWRALRHRNFRLFFSGQSISLIGTWMTRIATAWLVYRLTHSAVLLGTVGFVGQIPTFLLAPFAGVWADRLNRRTVLVWTQGLAMVQSLMLAVLTLTHRITIPEILALAVFQGMINAFDMPARQAFMVQMVESRNDLQNAIAINSSMVNLARLIGPSLAGIIIAASSEGYCFLIDGLSYIAVIVSLLLMRIHAVEKKSERASMVEQLREGWSYVSEFVPVRSILTLFAILSLMGWPFVVLMPIFAAKVLHGGPNTMGFLMGAVGVGALVSALVLVVRKSVRGLTSIIPIAAVIFGCGLIAFGFSRTMWLSMILMLFTGYGMMQGLTASNTVIQTLVDEKMRGRVMSYYTAAFVGMAPFGSLLAGFLAHWMGAPYTVIFSGSVCILGGLWFWSQLPAIRRDMRPVYERLGIVAPREPAVAEEAAR; encoded by the coding sequence ATGCCGAAGGCAGATCCGCAGCGCGAGCCCGCGCCGCCACAACCAGAGAGAAGACCGGGAGCAAACGACGGAGCGGCAGCCGCGCCGAGGCGGATGGATTTTTCGCATGCCTGGCGGGCGCTACGGCACCGCAACTTCCGGTTATTTTTCAGCGGGCAGAGCATCTCGCTCATCGGCACATGGATGACGCGCATTGCCACGGCGTGGCTCGTCTACCGGTTGACGCATTCGGCCGTGCTGCTGGGTACGGTGGGCTTTGTGGGGCAGATTCCCACGTTTCTGCTGGCTCCCTTCGCGGGCGTTTGGGCTGACCGGCTGAACCGCCGCACGGTGCTCGTGTGGACGCAGGGGCTGGCGATGGTGCAGTCGCTGATGCTTGCCGTGCTCACGCTGACCCACCGCATCACGATTCCTGAGATTCTTGCGCTGGCCGTCTTTCAGGGCATGATCAATGCCTTTGACATGCCGGCGCGGCAGGCTTTCATGGTGCAGATGGTGGAGTCGCGCAACGATCTGCAGAATGCCATTGCGATCAACTCGTCCATGGTGAACCTGGCGCGGCTCATCGGGCCGTCGCTGGCGGGCATCATCATTGCGGCGAGCAGTGAAGGGTACTGCTTTCTGATTGATGGCCTCAGCTATATTGCGGTGATTGTCTCGCTGCTGCTGATGCGCATTCACGCAGTGGAGAAGAAGAGCGAGCGGGCCTCGATGGTGGAGCAATTGCGCGAGGGCTGGTCCTACGTCTCGGAATTTGTGCCGGTTCGCAGTATTCTTACACTGTTTGCCATACTCAGCCTGATGGGCTGGCCGTTTGTGGTGCTGATGCCGATTTTTGCGGCGAAGGTGCTGCATGGCGGGCCCAACACGATGGGCTTTTTGATGGGAGCCGTCGGGGTGGGCGCGCTGGTCTCGGCGCTGGTGCTGGTGGTGCGGAAATCAGTGCGGGGGCTGACGAGCATTATTCCCATTGCGGCGGTGATCTTTGGCTGCGGGCTGATTGCGTTTGGATTTTCGCGGACGATGTGGCTGAGCATGATCCTGATGCTGTTCACCGGTTATGGCATGATGCAGGGGCTCACGGCCAGCAATACGGTGATTCAGACGCTGGTGGACGAGAAGATGCGGGGCCGCGTGATGAGTTATTACACGGCCGCGTTTGTGGGCATGGCTCCGTTCGGCAGCCTGCTTGCCGGCTTTCTGGCGCACTGGATGGGCGCGCCGTACACGGTGATCTTCAGCGGGAGCGTCTGCATTCTGGGGGGCCTGTGGTTCTGGTCGCAGTTGCCGGCGATTCGGCGGGATATGCGTCCGGTTTATGAGCGGCTGGGCATTGTGGCGCCGCGTGAGCCTGCGGTGGCCGAGGAAGCCGCGCGGTGA
- a CDS encoding FtsB family cell division protein, with amino-acid sequence MALVLRLRRRAATVAIVLMAVCIGYYVVAGQNGLKSYEQKRHEAEHLQQQIEHLQQENGQLQQQVHALQSDPDAIEHEARERLHYARPGEVIYTLNNAPSGANGSNPSTQPAPSSSSR; translated from the coding sequence ATGGCGCTTGTCCTGCGCCTGCGCCGCCGCGCGGCGACGGTGGCGATTGTGTTGATGGCGGTCTGCATTGGCTACTATGTGGTGGCCGGGCAGAACGGCCTCAAGTCCTATGAGCAGAAGCGGCACGAGGCCGAGCATCTGCAGCAGCAGATTGAGCACCTGCAGCAGGAAAACGGCCAGTTGCAGCAACAGGTGCATGCGTTGCAGAGCGATCCGGATGCGATTGAGCATGAGGCGCGCGAGCGCCTGCACTACGCCCGTCCGGGCGAGGTGATTTACACGCTCAACAATGCTCCGTCGGGCGCGAATGGCAGCAATCCCTCGACCCAGCCCGCGCCTTCTTCCTCCAGCCGGTAG
- a CDS encoding endo-1,4-beta-xylanase: MAAAAGSLSGTALAGCGGHKTHSIPGQAMAPHLHEVSGPRSLRAHAAAAGLLVGCAVNPRGLDGEPAYSQTVADQMNLLVAENAMKWGPLRPTIDTFDFRPADDIMDFAARHNQQVRGHNLCWHEELPTWFASEVNKGNAKEILIQHIQTVAGRYAGRIQSWDVVNEAILPKDGRPDGLRKSPWLELLGPDYIDIAFHTARLADPHALLTYNDYGIEKDTPEDTIKRGDVLMLIRRMKARGVPLDAVGIQSHLTAGDPMPGAGLRAFVRECGRLGLQVFVTEMDVNDKKLPAAVEERDQAVAKVYQDYLTMMLAEPNVTAVLTWGVTDKYTWLDGPKFGRADGRPERPLPFDSDYQPTPAFFAERAALDSRAARLSAPVRQGDPYAPFRPGSARGGAAGPQSERQ, translated from the coding sequence ATGGCGGCGGCAGCCGGCAGCCTGAGCGGCACGGCGCTGGCAGGCTGCGGCGGGCATAAGACGCATTCGATTCCGGGGCAGGCGATGGCTCCGCATCTGCATGAGGTGAGCGGGCCGCGCTCGCTGCGTGCGCATGCGGCGGCGGCAGGCTTGCTGGTGGGCTGCGCGGTCAATCCTCGCGGCCTGGACGGAGAGCCGGCCTATAGCCAGACGGTCGCCGATCAGATGAATCTGCTGGTGGCCGAAAATGCGATGAAGTGGGGACCGCTGCGGCCCACGATCGATACCTTTGACTTTCGCCCGGCGGACGACATCATGGATTTTGCCGCGCGCCACAATCAGCAGGTGCGCGGGCATAATCTCTGCTGGCATGAGGAGTTGCCCACCTGGTTTGCCTCTGAGGTGAACAAGGGCAATGCAAAGGAGATTCTGATTCAGCACATTCAAACGGTGGCGGGCCGCTATGCCGGGCGCATTCAGTCGTGGGATGTGGTGAATGAGGCGATCCTCCCGAAGGACGGACGGCCGGATGGTCTGCGCAAGTCGCCGTGGCTGGAACTGCTGGGCCCGGATTACATCGATATTGCGTTCCACACGGCGCGCCTGGCCGATCCGCACGCGCTGCTGACCTATAACGACTACGGCATTGAGAAAGACACGCCCGAGGACACGATCAAGCGCGGCGATGTGCTGATGCTGATTCGGCGCATGAAGGCGCGGGGCGTGCCGCTGGATGCGGTGGGGATTCAGAGCCATCTGACGGCGGGCGACCCGATGCCGGGCGCGGGGCTGCGGGCCTTTGTGCGGGAGTGCGGCCGCCTGGGCCTGCAGGTATTTGTCACCGAGATGGATGTGAATGACAAAAAGCTGCCGGCGGCGGTGGAAGAACGCGATCAGGCGGTGGCGAAGGTCTATCAGGACTACCTGACGATGATGCTGGCCGAGCCCAATGTGACCGCCGTGCTGACGTGGGGCGTCACGGACAAATACACCTGGCTGGACGGGCCAAAGTTCGGGCGCGCCGATGGACGGCCGGAGCGTCCGTTGCCGTTTGACTCTGACTATCAGCCTACCCCGGCCTTTTTTGCAGAGCGCGCGGCGCTGGACTCGCGGGCGGCACGGCTGTCGGCTCCGGTGCGGCAGGGCGATCCTTATGCGCCTTTCCGGCCTGGTTCGGCGCGGGGCGGGGCGGCTGGGCCACAATCGGAGCGGCAGTAG
- the rpsO gene encoding 30S ribosomal protein S15, which translates to MLAPVKKTEIISQFRTHDSDTGSPQVQIAILSERIGELTEHFKTHAKDHSSRRGLLKLVSKRRRLLDYLKLHDTDSYRDVIGKLGIRK; encoded by the coding sequence GTGCTGGCACCCGTAAAGAAAACTGAAATCATCTCGCAGTTCCGCACTCACGACAGCGACACTGGCAGCCCGCAGGTCCAGATCGCAATCCTGAGCGAGCGCATTGGCGAGCTTACCGAGCACTTCAAGACCCACGCGAAGGACCATTCCTCGCGCCGCGGCCTGTTGAAGCTGGTGAGCAAGCGCCGCCGTCTGCTCGACTATCTCAAGCTGCATGACACCGACAGCTACCGTGACGTTATCGGCAAGCTCGGCATCCGTAAGTAG
- a CDS encoding phosphoglucomutase/phosphomannomutase family protein → MATEIKFGTSGWRAIVADEFTFGNVRRAVTGIAKYVAAQPGEHSVLVGRDPRFLGELFVAKTANLLASHGVRPLVIPEAAPTPAISYAVRQHKTGGAINFTASHNPPEYNGIKFSTPDGAPALPEVTKQIEANIQALGDAPVADAAEPKEKFEEVDVKPSYLKRLADLVDLKAVQKSGIKVVFDPFWGAARGYSCHILREHGVEVATVHDYRDVLFGGHAPEPDDHLLGKCKEKMKETGAALGIATDGDADRFGIVDGDGTFIQPNYVIALLFDYLVETRGWRNGVAKSVATTNLVNALAEFHKIELHETPVGFKYIGELINKDAIVIGGEESAGLTIRGHVPEKDGVIAGLLMAEMVAVRGKSIGEQLKALFAKVGEFYPMRENFRLTPEVKASFVEKIKHDPTEIGGRKVTGVVRTDGLKLVLDDGSWVCYRLSGTEPVVRVYSESRKQSESQPLSDAAKAWVMA, encoded by the coding sequence ATGGCGACCGAGATCAAGTTTGGAACATCGGGCTGGCGCGCAATTGTGGCGGATGAATTTACGTTTGGCAACGTGCGGCGCGCGGTGACGGGCATTGCGAAGTATGTGGCCGCTCAGCCGGGCGAGCATTCGGTGCTGGTGGGGCGCGATCCGCGCTTTCTGGGCGAGCTGTTCGTGGCCAAGACGGCGAATCTGCTGGCCTCGCATGGCGTGCGTCCGCTGGTGATTCCCGAGGCCGCGCCGACGCCGGCGATCTCCTACGCGGTGCGCCAGCACAAGACGGGCGGCGCGATTAACTTTACGGCCTCGCATAATCCGCCGGAGTACAACGGCATCAAGTTCTCGACGCCGGACGGCGCCCCAGCGCTGCCGGAGGTGACGAAGCAGATTGAGGCGAATATTCAGGCGCTGGGCGATGCGCCGGTGGCCGATGCCGCCGAGCCGAAAGAGAAGTTTGAAGAAGTGGACGTGAAGCCCTCGTATCTGAAGCGGCTGGCGGATCTGGTGGATCTGAAGGCGGTGCAGAAGTCGGGCATCAAGGTGGTATTTGATCCCTTCTGGGGTGCGGCGCGCGGCTATAGCTGCCACATTTTGCGCGAGCACGGCGTGGAAGTGGCCACGGTGCACGATTACCGCGATGTGCTGTTTGGCGGGCATGCGCCCGAGCCGGACGACCACCTGCTGGGCAAGTGCAAGGAGAAGATGAAGGAGACCGGCGCGGCGCTGGGCATTGCGACCGACGGCGATGCGGACCGCTTTGGCATTGTGGACGGCGATGGCACCTTCATTCAGCCGAATTATGTCATTGCGCTGCTCTTCGACTACCTGGTGGAGACACGCGGCTGGCGCAACGGCGTGGCGAAGTCAGTAGCGACGACCAACCTGGTGAATGCGCTGGCGGAATTTCACAAGATTGAGCTGCATGAGACGCCGGTGGGCTTCAAGTACATCGGCGAGCTGATCAACAAGGACGCGATTGTGATCGGCGGCGAAGAGAGCGCGGGGCTGACGATTCGCGGCCACGTGCCGGAGAAGGACGGCGTGATTGCCGGCCTGCTGATGGCCGAAATGGTGGCCGTGCGCGGCAAGAGCATTGGCGAGCAACTGAAGGCGCTGTTTGCCAAGGTGGGCGAGTTCTATCCGATGCGCGAAAACTTCCGGCTGACGCCGGAGGTGAAGGCCTCGTTTGTGGAGAAGATCAAGCACGATCCCACCGAGATTGGCGGCCGCAAGGTCACCGGCGTGGTGCGCACCGATGGCCTGAAGCTGGTGCTCGACGACGGCTCGTGGGTCTGCTACCGCTTGAGCGGCACCGAGCCGGTGGTGCGCGTTTACTCCGAGTCGCGCAAGCAATCAGAATCGCAGCCATTGAGCGATGCCGCCAAGGCATGGGTAATGGCTTAG
- a CDS encoding dienelactone hydrolase family protein yields the protein MSETVQLRASDGFDLDGYVARPEGEPIGGLVVVQEIFGVNRHIRSVADGYARDGFLVVAPALFDRYEKGVELEYSGADMQKALSFVPKLNLNDAVSDVAAALHWVRQESNKKCGMIGYCFGGSLAWLAATRLHTDVAVGYYGGMIGKFKDEQPRCPVMLHFGSQDKHIPKEGVDEVQAAHPEVQIYWYDADHGFNCDARSSYDAPSAKVARERSLAFLKQHLQG from the coding sequence ATGAGTGAGACAGTACAGCTGCGCGCGAGCGACGGTTTTGATCTGGATGGGTATGTGGCGCGTCCGGAGGGCGAGCCGATCGGCGGATTGGTCGTGGTGCAGGAGATCTTTGGCGTGAACCGGCACATTCGCTCGGTGGCCGATGGATATGCGCGCGATGGATTTCTGGTGGTGGCTCCGGCGCTGTTTGACCGCTATGAGAAGGGTGTGGAGCTTGAGTACAGCGGCGCGGATATGCAGAAGGCGCTATCGTTCGTACCAAAGCTGAATCTGAATGATGCCGTGAGCGATGTGGCCGCGGCGCTGCATTGGGTGCGGCAGGAGTCGAACAAAAAATGCGGCATGATTGGCTATTGCTTTGGCGGCTCGCTGGCGTGGCTGGCGGCGACGCGTCTGCACACCGATGTGGCCGTGGGCTACTACGGCGGCATGATCGGCAAGTTCAAGGATGAGCAACCGCGCTGCCCCGTGATGCTGCATTTTGGATCGCAGGACAAGCACATTCCGAAAGAGGGTGTGGACGAAGTGCAGGCCGCGCATCCTGAGGTGCAAATCTACTGGTATGACGCCGATCACGGCTTCAACTGCGACGCGCGCTCCAGCTACGATGCTCCCTCGGCCAAAGTGGCGCGGGAGCGTTCACTCGCCTTTCTGAAGCAGCATTTGCAGGGCTAG
- the cutA gene encoding divalent-cation tolerance protein CutA: protein MTSSPAAGTSSARPPSSVCLVLTTAPSVEEAQRLAHSLVEAHLAACVQMLPSMTSVYRWQDQIEQSQIEQSSEVLMLLKTSRERLPQLEARLHELHSYEVPEFLILDATASQTYAAWLHHCVAPAPES, encoded by the coding sequence ATGACCTCATCCCCTGCCGCCGGCACATCCTCTGCACGTCCCCCATCTTCCGTGTGTCTGGTTCTCACCACTGCCCCTTCAGTCGAAGAAGCGCAGCGCCTCGCCCATTCCCTCGTCGAAGCCCATCTCGCCGCCTGCGTGCAAATGCTGCCGTCCATGACCTCCGTCTACCGCTGGCAGGACCAGATTGAGCAGAGCCAGATCGAGCAGTCCTCTGAGGTTTTGATGCTGCTCAAGACTTCGCGCGAGCGCCTGCCGCAGCTTGAGGCCCGGCTGCATGAGTTGCACTCCTATGAGGTGCCGGAATTCCTCATCCTCGACGCCACGGCCAGCCAGACCTACGCCGCCTGGCTGCACCATTGCGTCGCACCGGCCCCCGAAAGCTGA